Part of the Deltaproteobacteria bacterium genome, GCAATATTGGTCAGAACGTAGTGGTGGGACGCAGCGTTCGAATCGGAAACGGCGTAAAGATACAAAACAATGTTTCGGTTTATGAGGGTGTGACTCTTGAAGATGACGTGTTCTGCGGTCCATCTATGGTCTTTACAAATGTTCACAATCCCCGCAGCCACATTCCGAGGAAGGACGAGATCAAGCAGACTCCTGTAAAAAAAGGTGCGACGATTGGCGCCAATGCTACCATCGTTTGCGGCAATACTGTTGGACGATATGCCTTTATCGGCGCTGGAGCAGTGGTGACCAAGGACGTTCCAGACTATGCCGTTTTCGTGGGAAATCCGGGAAGAATTCAGGGTTGGATATGCGGCTGCGGCATCAGGATTGATTTTGATTCGAACAAGGCAGAGTGCCACAAGTGCGGCGCCCGCTATGTCAAGGATGGCAACAGTGTACGTCCTACCTTCAGCGTGGCTGAAGAGTCTGAAGCTATGTGTAAATAATACTGTACGGCAGGGGTGATTTGGCCCATTCGCCCGGCTTGGGCATGATGCACTGGTTGACGACAGTCATCCAGTAGTACTCGGAGTTGAGTTCTCTCAACTTGCCGTCTTCAGGGAATCTGGCGTGGCTGGTTCGTTCATAAGTAGTCTGGAATACCACAATGCCTTCGTTCTCTTCCTGTGCGACGAGATAATGGTTCTTGAAGGTCTTGACGGCCAGGTTGTTGGCCTCGGCTAAGTTTTGTATGTCCGTGTTTGTAAGTTTCATTAATATGTATTTGGAAACGCCCCTTTCCGAAATCCGGTAAAGCCCTCTTGACTCGCAACTTGCCACATAGACTGTAGATATACAATTTATTCGCCTCAGGAATTGTGCGCCCACCACCGCTGCTGTGCGCCGCCCTCCGGCCGTGGTAGGCAGCCCATAGTATTCAAATAACTTCTTTTGAATCTCCTCTGCATAAGATTCTCCTTTTTCATACAGATCCTTAGATATGTACCGGAGATCCCGGGCCATGTCTTCGGCGGCATCGGCAATGGGCCAATCAATTCGCACGCGGAAGTGTGAAAGGCTGTATCTGTTTCTGGCTTTGATAGTGGGATCGCGTTGAATAAGCAGGGCGTAGTCCACTGGGAGCAGGTCTCTGAGAAAGTCAGAGAAATGGACAGATTCAAAGAACTTTGTGTTCCTGTAATATTTCTTTGTAAACTGAACTGTCTCGGAGCGCATCAAGTTCTCTTTAGTTGCCTTGTTGTCATCAAAAAACCTGATGTATTTTTTGTAGGCATTGGGGATGAAATCCTCCACAAAGATCACAAGAAACCGGTTGTGATACTCGTACTCCACATCAGGAATCCGTGCTCTTGGTTTGAGTTCCCGTTTTTCGACAAATGGGTATGAGAGTTTATGCTCAATAATGTCATTATAAGACTTCACCAACCCATACTCGACAAGATATTCGTCCAGTTCATCCCGAAGGGATTCATAGACTGACCGTCGCAGTTTGTCCTGGCGGCTCAACTGTTCGCGAAAATTCCAGTAAGTCACGAGCTGTCTCCTTGTTTTATCGGCTGCAACGATTGGATGATGGGCAGGCCCTTGAGGCCCCCGCCGGGGACGAAGCAAAATTACTTCCTCTGGGCGAATTTTTTTACTTATAACGCAGTCTTACTTAACAGTCAACGCAAACTTGGCAATAACTTCTGGTTCATGATTCGACGTTGTTCGCGGCGTTTATCCGGTCGATCCATGCATAGATCCTCTCACGCCAGTAATAGGCGGGGATTGCAAAGGCGATGGAGATGGCGATCAAGATGATCAATGTGACATAGTCTTTCTGAAATACCTGGGCGCCTTGAAGGCTTAACATGAGAGTGCCCGGCATGCGACCAATACCGGCCATGAGTACAAATACCTTCAAAGAAATACCGGTCAACCCAAGGAAGATGCAGAGGTAGTCTTTGGGAAATCCAGGCACCACAAAAAACAAGAAAAACAAAAGAGCGCCCTGGTGTTTTGTAGCGGAGTCAAATCTGCCCAGGTAGCGGGCCGGAACCCATTTTCTCACGTAGCCTCTTCCCAGAATCCGGGCCAGGATGAAGTTGACGACTGAACCTGCCGTAAGCCCGATGGAGGAATAGATGAACCCTGGAACAGTACCAAAGACATAGCCCCCCACAAATCCGCTCGCCTCTCCCGGGACCGGCGCGAATAGCACCTGAAGGATTTGAATTCCCATAAAGGCCAGCGGCGCGCGGATGGGGCCCCAGTTAAGGAGAAACGTCCTGACCTGTTCAGGGTCTTTGACCCAGCCGTACAATGTGACGGCCCTTTCGGCCAGAAACGTCCAGTTAAGGAATACGATCAGAGCGAGAAATCCTGTGCCGCCAAGGAATAGGGCAATCTTAGCGAGGCGGCTCATAACCAAGGGCTTCGGGGAGACCTTTCTGAGGGATGGTCAGCTCCAGGCGGTAGCGTGATTTGAGATAATAGTGAAAGGGGAGGGCAGATCTTAGATTCTTTCCGTAAAAGAGATTCCAGTGTGTGTTGAGTTGAAGCATGGGCCATGCAATGCGGTTTCCTTCCAACACATGGACAAAGGCGCCGCCTGCATCACTCAAGCGCGAAAACAACGCGTCTTCGTTAAATCCCAGTTTTCTTGCGATTTCGATGCTGTCTCCGCCGGAGGAAATGGTGTAGGCTCCATTTTCTTGAGCCTTTAAGATCGCTTCCAGGATCGAGCGTTCCGGCCCTTCAAAGCCGGCCTCTTCACTCTTCCCAACAGGGCCTTTTTTGTATATGGTTTTGGCCTTTAAGAGGAGCGATACAAAGCGCCTGGTGGTTTGTTCTCCAATGCTCCAGATGTGGAATTGATCCTTTTTCGGATGGTCATGAATTTTTTCAGGCGTCAAATTGACAATATCTGAATTGTATTTTACCAGGAAGTCCGAGGGCACGACCAGTTTTTTTTCTCCCGCCGGAAGCCGGTAAAGATCTCTGAAGAACGTGAAGAGGGCCTTGCTCACGTTTTTCTCCAGGAATTTCTCGGTAGTCTCTCCGAAGTTATACTGTTCACCGGGCCGTACCTCCTTGCTTAGCAGGGCGATGATCCCCGGGGTTCCCCCCAGCAATACATGGGGCACTTTCTCGGAAAGGACAGAGTTCTTGATGAGGCCCATATAGTCTCCCACTTTCAGCCCCCCAAAGATCGGCACAAAGGGGTATTCGATGATATGAAGGACCTGTCGGTTTTCCATCATTTCGATCTCGGTCTGTCGTCCTACCAGGTTTACAACGTTTGTGAATCCGATCATGGAAGTATGCTTACGGTGGGAGGTATTAAAGGCATCGTTTACGTAGAAGTCGATCAAGGGTCCTAAGATGGAAACAAACCTGGATCCGTCATGCACCTCGTGGGGCCTGAGCCCGGGCTTGTCCTGAATGAAGACCTCATCCACCAGAAAGCGGATATTATTCAGGACCAGGATTTCACCATCCTTGAGTGAAAGAATCTTGTTAGTGATAACTTTTCTCTGAGACAGGTTGCCCAGATACTTGACCGTTTTCTTGGGTTGCCAGGGGCGATTTATCAGTTTCCCGATCACTCGGGCATGCTGGTCCAGCTCGACGAAGTTTTCTTTGCCTGCACGTCCCTGATGACCCAAGACGATGACGCGTGCCCCGTAACCTGAGAGTTCTTCCAAGGTGGGGATAGCAAGACGAATCCTTTCAATGCCTGTTATGCGACGGTTGCTATCAACGGGTGAGTCTATGCCTGCCCTCACCAGTACTGTCTTGCCACCAAAGGCCTTGTTGCCGAAGAGTTGCTTGTAGTGGGTATTATAGTCACTGGCGGTTATGTCTCTTAGCCCGTTATTCCACATGATGCGATAGATGATATCGTCAATCGTCAAGAAGTTTAGATAGGCATTGGCATTATCTGACGGAGGCAGGCTTTTGTCTGACTGCAGGTTTTTGTCGGGGTCCTGATGATGCCGTATTACGTCTTGAATGGACACAAAGGGGCCTCCTTTTCCGGCGGGAATAACAGACAGCTTTCAATTGAGCGGTTTCGCTCAATTGAGGCAAGAGTCTATTCGGGCCAGCTATGGCTATTCCTTGGCCAGAGCCGTCTTATCTTCTATGGAAATACGAATGCTATCCAGGATGCCGTTAATAAAGGCTGAAGAGTGCTCGGTTCCGAACTTCTTTCCAATGTCTATTGCTTCGTTGATGGAAGCCCTCGGCGGAATATCATCGCAGTAAAGCAGTTCGTAAACAGCCACCCTCATAATATTGCGATCCACATGGGGCATGCGCCCGATTTTCCAGTTATCGGAGAAACGTTCGATTAAGCGATCAATTTCGTATTGGCACGCCTTGACACCCTCAACCAGTTGAACAAAGAATGGCATCGCCTTCTTTGACACCTCAAAATGCTCGCAAAACAACTCGATAGTTCCGCTTGAGTTCTCGTCATTTATGTCCATCTGAAAAAGAAGCTGCATGGCAAGCTCTCTTGAGCGCCGCCGATTCCCCATTGCCGGTTACCGTTTGTTAAGAGATTCCACTAGGTTGGCCATTTCCATGGCGGCTACGGCTGCTGTCCACCCTTTGTTTCCGGACTTTGAGCCGGCCCGCTCTATGGCCTGTTCCAGGGTGTCCGTGGTAATGACACCAAAGATGACCGGAATGCCTGATTCCAGTGAGACAAGGGCGATTCCCTTGGAGGCTTCGGCAGAGACATACTCAAAATGGGGTGTGGAACCCCGGATCACGGCTCCAAGGCAGATGATGGCATCGTATTTCTTTTTTTGGGCCAGCTTTTTTGCCAGGAGAGGGATTTCAAAGGAACCAGGCACCTTGACGATGTCGATGTCTTCGTCTTTAGTCCCGTGACGAACCAGGGCATCCAGGGCACCGCCCAGGAGTCGATCGCTGATGAAATCATTAAAGCGACCCACAATCACACCAAATTTTTTCCCCTCGCCAGTTATCTTGCCTTCGTACACATTTGGCATAGTAGTTCCTCCTCAACGTTTGACATCGAGTTTCAAAAGATGCCCCATCTTCGATTTCTTGCAGGTCAGGTAACGTCGATTATATTTGTTGGGTTTCATCTCAATAGGTATTTGCTCCACCACGCAAAGACCATAACCTTCCAGCCCGACGATTTTTTTGGGGTTGTTCGTCACCAGGCGCATCTTGCGAACGCCCAGATCTACCAGTATTTGAGCGCCGATCCCATAATTTCTCAAGTCCGGCTTGAATCCGAGGAGTTCATTTGCCTCCACTGTATCATGCCCTTGATCTTGCAGGGCATAGGCCTTCATCTTGTTGAGCAGGCCAATCCCCCTTCCTTCTTGGCGTATGTATAGAACAATACCTGTTCCTTCTTCCTCTATCATCTTCATGGCAGCATGAAGCTGTTCCCCGCAATCACACCTCATGGAACCGAATACGTCACCTGTGAGGCATTCTGAGTGGACACGGACAAGGATTGGTTCGGCAGGATCGATTTTCCCTTTCACCAGCGCGATGTGCAGGAAATTGTCCACATCATTTTCGTAAACAACTGTCTTGAACTCACCGGCAATGCAAGTGGGGATAACAGTGGCGGTTACCGGACGGACAAAACGCTCGGTCCTGAGTCGATATTCGATCAGGTCTGCAATGGTGCAGATTCCGATGTTGTGCTCTTTGGAGAACTTTTCCAGGTCTGGCATTCGAGCCATGCTGCCGTCTTCACTCATGATCTCACAGATCACGCCTGCCGGTTTCAGGCCTGCAAGCCTAGCCAGGTCGACAGATCCTTCTGTCTGTCCGCTTCGAACAATGACGCCTCCCTTTCGAGCACGAAGGGGGAATATGTGCCCGGGACGAACCAGATCGTGAGGCTTGGCGTCCTCTGCCACGGCAGTCAAGATGGTCGTGGCCCTATCCGCGGCGGAAATACCCGTAGTCACACCACGGCTCGCCTCTATAGATACCGTAAAAGCAGTCTCGAACCGAGAGGTGTTGTCCTTCACCATAGCACGTAAATCCAGGGCATCCGCCTTGTCCGGTGTCAGGGAAAGACAAACCAGACCCCTGCCGTATCTGGCCATGAAATTAATGGCCTCTGGTGTTACCTTTTCAGCCGCCATGGTCAGGTCACCTTCATTTTCGCGGTCCTCGTCATCCACGAGAATGACCATTTTACCCTGCTTCATGTCTTCAGTGGCTTGTTCTATAGATATGAGTGGCATGTCTCTCTCCTTCATAAATATCTGGCCACACTGCCTGGGCAGGATTGATACCGCCTGGAAGAAAAGGCCTTCATCCCCTTGGTTATTGAGAACCCAATTTCCTACGTGAATCCTGCTTTTGCAAGCATTGCTTCATCAATCAATGCTCTGTTTTGGGTCCCTTGGGCTTGCTGTGTGAATCGTTCCACGTATTTCCCGATCATATCGGTCTCGACATTTACCATGTCCCCCACTTGCTTGGATCCCAGAGTGGTCACAGCGGCTGTATGGGGGATAATGCTTACCTCAAAGTCCCGGCTGTTGCAAGCGTTCACGGTAAGGCTGATGCCGTCAACGGCAACAGAGCCCTTTTTAATAATGTAACGGGAAAGATCTTCTGAAACGCTAAAGGCAAAAAGCATGGCATTGCCAGCCGGTCGTTTGGTCTTTACTCTTCCCGTGCCATCCACATGCCCTGTGACCAGGTGGCCGCCAAGGCGACCGCCAAGGCGCAAGGCCCGTTCCAGATTCACCCTGCTTCCGACCTTGACTTGGCCTAAGGTGGTTTTGGAAAGGGTCTCAGGGGCTACGTCAACCCTAAAGGCGCTCTTTTCAAGATGTACTACCGTGAGGCAGGCGCCGCTGACGGAAATACTGTCACCAACACGGATACTGTCCAGCGGCAAATCGCTGTGGATATCCATGCGGACCCCTCCGCCCGTGGGCGTGACCCCTTTGACCGTGCCAAGTCCTTCTATAATTCCCGTAAACACAGGCCTTACCTTTAGTCAGTCAACCACTACCAGTTTTCGCAAGATATCCCTCAACCATCACATCGTCTCCAAACCGGTGGACAGAGACATCCTTTAGCCCCATGCTTTGCTCCATGCGCTCAACACCCGGGCCTGCGCAAATGGGAACACCGTCGTCTCCCCCGCAAATCTTGGGCGCATAAAACATGCAAATTTTGTCTACGATTCCGGCCCTGAGTGCCGAGCCATTGACTCTGGCCCCTCCCTCGATCAGCAAGCTAGTGATTTCCAGCTTGCCCAGTTCTCTTACCAAGGCCTTGAGATCAATCCGACCCTCATGGCAGTCCATGGTGAAAAGGCGGACCCCTGTCTTTTCAAGGCTCTTTGCTTTTTCGGGCAAAACGGAGCGGCTGGTTACGATGTAAGTATCAGAATCTGAAGCAAGATGCAATACCCTTGCCTCAGGGCTGATGGACAGCCGTGTGTCAAGAACAATCCTGACAGGATCTGATCCTTTACGGCCTTTAAGTCGGGTTGTGAGCTGAGGGTCGTCCTTGACCATGGTGCCTATGCCTACCATGACGGCGTCGACTGCATGACGGAGTTCCTGGACGAATTGTCTTGAACGCGGGTTGGTGATCCACCTGGAATCCCCTGTGCGGGTGGCAATGCGACCGTCAAGGGTGGCCGCGCACTTCAAAATAACGAAGGGCAGGGATGTGGTGATATATTTTAGGAAGATTTCATTTAGACGTCGACATTTCTCTTCACAGACCCCCACAGTTATGTCAAGGCCTTGGCTCTTCAGAAATTCAAGGCCTCCGCCAGTCACTCCGGGGTTGGGATCTTTCATGCCGGCCACAACGCGCTTGACCCCACCTTTCAATATCGCCTTTGTGCAAGGCGGGGTACGACCTGTGTGGTTACATGGCTCGAAAGTCACATAGAGCGTGGCTCCTTTGGCATTCTCGCCGGCTTTTTCAAGCGCGTGGATTTCGGCGTGGGGCCCGCCTGCTTTCTGATGAAAACCTTTCCCCACGACTTTGTCGTCTTTCACAATGACAGCCCCCACCATAGGATTGGGAGCAGTCCATCCACGACCCTGCTCGGCGAGGGAAAGAGCCATTTTCATATAAGTTTCGTCCACGATTATCAAAGATCCTTAAGTGATGCTAATAATCTTGCTGTAAAGAAAATGATTCTATCGGTTAACCCGTTGGCCCGTTGGATTGGTCAATCGTCATTGTTCATTAGTCATTGAATACAGTTTGGTATCTCTTGAAGACCACTGACTAATGGCTAATGCCTGGTAACAGCACGTCATTGTTGGGGGCTTCTCGTGCGGCTGCTAAATAATTCTTTGAGTTCAGACATAAAATCGTTGATGTCTTTGAATTCCCGGTACACGGAAGCAAACCGGACATATGCCACATCGTCCAATTCGTGAAGTTTTGTCATGATACGTTCACCCACCACAGATGAGGGTATTTCCTTCTCGCCCATCTCCTGGAGTTCCCGCTCCAGTTCATCTACAAACTGTTCGAGTATGTTGATGCTGATGTTTCGTTTTTCGCACGCCTTTTGAATGCCAGCAAGGACTTTGGCGCGGGCAAAAGCCTCACGTCTGCCGTCTTTTTTTATCAGGACCAATGGCAGCTGCTCAACCCGTTCATAGGTGGTAAATCGCCTGTCGCAGCCTAAACATTCCCGACGTCGCCTTATCGTATCTCCTTCTTTGGTCATCCTCGAATCTATGACCTTGTTGTCGACGCCACCGCAGTATGGGCATTTCATTTCTTTACCCCATGGGTTTTTGTTAACGCAATGCCGGCAACTTTCAGCATATCTTCTGACATAGTGTCCGCATAACCATCCTGATATTTGATTTCATTAATGCCCGCATTGATAAGCATCTTGCAACAGATAGAGCAGGGCAGGTTCGTGCAATAGAGTGTAGCACCCTTGATAGAAACGCCGTGATAGGCAGCCTGAATAATGACGTTTTGTTCGGCATGAAGCCCTCGACACAGTTCATGGCGCTCACCGGAAGGAACCCCCAGTTCCTCGCGGAGGCAGCCAATGTCAAGGCAATGAGGAAGCCCTGTTGGAGCTCCGTTGTAGCCAGTTGCCAAAACACGTTTATCCCTGACCAGGACTGCCCCTACCTGACGACGGCAGCACGTGGAGCGGCTTGACACAAGGTAGGCGATGTCCATGAAGTATTCATCCCAGGAAGGTCGGCTCATAGCAAGTTGCCTATCGTTCCTCATGCGGATATAGGGGAAATTTTTCGCACAGATCCCGAACTGATTCCCTGGTCCGGCGAAGAACACCTCTATCCCTGGGTTTGTTCAGGACTTCAACTATCATGGCCGAAATTGTGGCCATGTCTTGTTCTTTCATGCCGCGTGTTGTTACCGACGGTGTTCCGATGCGGATGCCACTGGTTACAAAAGGACTGCGCTTTTCAAATGGTATTGTGTTCTTGTTGACTGTGATGCCTGCTTCTTCCAACGCCTTTGCAGCGTCTTTCCCTGTAATGTCCTGATTCGTGAGATCCACGAGGATGAGATGGTTGTCCGTTCCCCCGGACACGAGATCCAAACCCGCCTCGGTCAAATGTTGAGCCAAGGCCTTGGCGTTGGTCACGGTCTGACGCTGGTTTTCCTTGAAGTTTTCAGACATGGCCAGTTTAAAGGCCACTGCTTTTGCAGCGATTACGTGCATTAGGGGCCCGCCCTGTATACCGGGAAATATTTCGCTATTCAGCTGTTTGCCGTAGTTTTCCTGAGCCAGTATAAAGCCTCCGCGGGGGCCCCTTAAGGTTTTGTGTGTTGTAGATGTGACAACATCAGCCTGGGGGACCGGAGAGGGGTGCATACCGGCCGCAACCAGGCCCGCAATGTGCGCCATGTCCACCATGAGATAAGCACGAACTGAACGAGCGATTTCCCCAAAGGCCTCAAAATCAATAATTCTGGCATACGCACTTGCGCCCGCGACTATCATCTTCGGGCGGTGTTTTTTTGCAGCAATCCGGACTTCATCATAGTCGATCGTCCCTGTTTCTTCGTCAACGCCGTAGGAGACAAAATTGAAAAACCGGCCTGAGAAATTCACGGGACTTCCATGGGAAAGGTGGCCCCCGTGGGCAAGGTCCATGCCGAGAATCGTATCTCCAGGCTTCAAAAAGGCAAAATAAACTGCCATGTTTGCCTGAGTACCGGAATGGGGCTGCACATTGGCATACGGCGAATTAAAAAGTTTTTTCGCACGCTCGATGGCCAGTTCCTCTGCAATGTCAACGTACTGACATCCACCGTAGTAACGGTGGTCCGGATAGCCTTCGGCGTACTTATTTGTCAGAACACTGGCCTGCGTGGCCATGACGGCACGGCTGGTGATGTTCTCGGAGGCGATTAGTCCCAGGTTGTAGGTTTGTCGCTCTGTCTCTAACTCTATGGCACGAGCGATTTCAGGGTCAGCTTTTTTTATGATGTCAAAATAAGGTTGACACTTCTGTTTTTTATTCAATGTCCATCTTCTCCAGGCGGCGTTGGTGACGCCCCCCTTCAAAAGGAGTTTCAAGCCA contains:
- a CDS encoding serine hydroxymethyltransferase, with translation MNKKQKCQPYFDIIKKADPEIARAIELETERQTYNLGLIASENITSRAVMATQASVLTNKYAEGYPDHRYYGGCQYVDIAEELAIERAKKLFNSPYANVQPHSGTQANMAVYFAFLKPGDTILGMDLAHGGHLSHGSPVNFSGRFFNFVSYGVDEETGTIDYDEVRIAAKKHRPKMIVAGASAYARIIDFEAFGEIARSVRAYLMVDMAHIAGLVAAGMHPSPVPQADVVTSTTHKTLRGPRGGFILAQENYGKQLNSEIFPGIQGGPLMHVIAAKAVAFKLAMSENFKENQRQTVTNAKALAQHLTEAGLDLVSGGTDNHLILVDLTNQDITGKDAAKALEEAGITVNKNTIPFEKRSPFVTSGIRIGTPSVTTRGMKEQDMATISAMIVEVLNKPRDRGVLRRTRESVRDLCEKFPLYPHEER
- the ribD gene encoding bifunctional diaminohydroxyphosphoribosylaminopyrimidine deaminase/5-amino-6-(5-phosphoribosylamino)uracil reductase RibD codes for the protein MKMALSLAEQGRGWTAPNPMVGAVIVKDDKVVGKGFHQKAGGPHAEIHALEKAGENAKGATLYVTFEPCNHTGRTPPCTKAILKGGVKRVVAGMKDPNPGVTGGGLEFLKSQGLDITVGVCEEKCRRLNEIFLKYITTSLPFVILKCAATLDGRIATRTGDSRWITNPRSRQFVQELRHAVDAVMVGIGTMVKDDPQLTTRLKGRKGSDPVRIVLDTRLSISPEARVLHLASDSDTYIVTSRSVLPEKAKSLEKTGVRLFTMDCHEGRIDLKALVRELGKLEITSLLIEGGARVNGSALRAGIVDKICMFYAPKICGGDDGVPICAGPGVERMEQSMGLKDVSVHRFGDDVMVEGYLAKTGSG
- a CDS encoding riboflavin synthase, translating into MFTGIIEGLGTVKGVTPTGGGVRMDIHSDLPLDSIRVGDSISVSGACLTVVHLEKSAFRVDVAPETLSKTTLGQVKVGSRVNLERALRLGGRLGGHLVTGHVDGTGRVKTKRPAGNAMLFAFSVSEDLSRYIIKKGSVAVDGISLTVNACNSRDFEVSIIPHTAAVTTLGSKQVGDMVNVETDMIGKYVERFTQQAQGTQNRALIDEAMLAKAGFT
- the nusB gene encoding transcription antitermination factor NusB, which produces MGNRRRSRELAMQLLFQMDINDENSSGTIELFCEHFEVSKKAMPFFVQLVEGVKACQYEIDRLIERFSDNWKIGRMPHVDRNIMRVAVYELLYCDDIPPRASINEAIDIGKKFGTEHSSAFINGILDSIRISIEDKTALAKE
- a CDS encoding TVP38/TMEM64 family protein, coding for MSRLAKIALFLGGTGFLALIVFLNWTFLAERAVTLYGWVKDPEQVRTFLLNWGPIRAPLAFMGIQILQVLFAPVPGEASGFVGGYVFGTVPGFIYSSIGLTAGSVVNFILARILGRGYVRKWVPARYLGRFDSATKHQGALLFFLFFVVPGFPKDYLCIFLGLTGISLKVFVLMAGIGRMPGTLMLSLQGAQVFQKDYVTLIILIAISIAFAIPAYYWRERIYAWIDRINAANNVES
- a CDS encoding cytidine/deoxycytidylate deaminase family protein — encoded protein: MSRPSWDEYFMDIAYLVSSRSTCCRRQVGAVLVRDKRVLATGYNGAPTGLPHCLDIGCLREELGVPSGERHELCRGLHAEQNVIIQAAYHGVSIKGATLYCTNLPCSICCKMLINAGINEIKYQDGYADTMSEDMLKVAGIALTKTHGVKK
- a CDS encoding bifunctional 3,4-dihydroxy-2-butanone-4-phosphate synthase/GTP cyclohydrolase II gives rise to the protein MKERDMPLISIEQATEDMKQGKMVILVDDEDRENEGDLTMAAEKVTPEAINFMARYGRGLVCLSLTPDKADALDLRAMVKDNTSRFETAFTVSIEASRGVTTGISAADRATTILTAVAEDAKPHDLVRPGHIFPLRARKGGVIVRSGQTEGSVDLARLAGLKPAGVICEIMSEDGSMARMPDLEKFSKEHNIGICTIADLIEYRLRTERFVRPVTATVIPTCIAGEFKTVVYENDVDNFLHIALVKGKIDPAEPILVRVHSECLTGDVFGSMRCDCGEQLHAAMKMIEEEGTGIVLYIRQEGRGIGLLNKMKAYALQDQGHDTVEANELLGFKPDLRNYGIGAQILVDLGVRKMRLVTNNPKKIVGLEGYGLCVVEQIPIEMKPNKYNRRYLTCKKSKMGHLLKLDVKR
- the pgk gene encoding phosphoglycerate kinase, encoding MSIQDVIRHHQDPDKNLQSDKSLPPSDNANAYLNFLTIDDIIYRIMWNNGLRDITASDYNTHYKQLFGNKAFGGKTVLVRAGIDSPVDSNRRITGIERIRLAIPTLEELSGYGARVIVLGHQGRAGKENFVELDQHARVIGKLINRPWQPKKTVKYLGNLSQRKVITNKILSLKDGEILVLNNIRFLVDEVFIQDKPGLRPHEVHDGSRFVSILGPLIDFYVNDAFNTSHRKHTSMIGFTNVVNLVGRQTEIEMMENRQVLHIIEYPFVPIFGGLKVGDYMGLIKNSVLSEKVPHVLLGGTPGIIALLSKEVRPGEQYNFGETTEKFLEKNVSKALFTFFRDLYRLPAGEKKLVVPSDFLVKYNSDIVNLTPEKIHDHPKKDQFHIWSIGEQTTRRFVSLLLKAKTIYKKGPVGKSEEAGFEGPERSILEAILKAQENGAYTISSGGDSIEIARKLGFNEDALFSRLSDAGGAFVHVLEGNRIAWPMLQLNTHWNLFYGKNLRSALPFHYYLKSRYRLELTIPQKGLPEALGYEPPR
- a CDS encoding 6,7-dimethyl-8-ribityllumazine synthase, which translates into the protein MPNVYEGKITGEGKKFGVIVGRFNDFISDRLLGGALDALVRHGTKDEDIDIVKVPGSFEIPLLAKKLAQKKKYDAIICLGAVIRGSTPHFEYVSAEASKGIALVSLESGIPVIFGVITTDTLEQAIERAGSKSGNKGWTAAVAAMEMANLVESLNKR
- the nrdR gene encoding transcriptional repressor NrdR, whose product is MKCPYCGGVDNKVIDSRMTKEGDTIRRRRECLGCDRRFTTYERVEQLPLVLIKKDGRREAFARAKVLAGIQKACEKRNISINILEQFVDELERELQEMGEKEIPSSVVGERIMTKLHELDDVAYVRFASVYREFKDINDFMSELKELFSSRTRSPQQ